One genomic region from Rosa rugosa chromosome 1, drRosRugo1.1, whole genome shotgun sequence encodes:
- the LOC133725995 gene encoding uncharacterized protein LOC133725995: MDYELRRAREKLNKEQHERKEIARKRLERERKAKEEARKQREALDAERSRRIFDAEQAQIKVDQEVQESLLVGRGIVFYRVLEAVACQGSGDKIKLPSSCFNELSEGGAFDKGPLYFKLSVVHQEGSSGMVDEKEKSPSTHSGVLEFTADEGFVGLPPHVWQNLFPGNTPAIPLIEVRYVWLPKGTYAKLQPLRVGFSDLPNHKAILETSLRQHATLSEDDIFIVNYGDLVYKLQVLELKPSSSVSVLETDIEVDIVGPDAAVENTHDNVLKPLTFGKSEFGMVDEGHYTYYKFSIDNATWEKIASGDAKFEVRIEPETNSGDSDIYISKHPLIFPTRHQHEWSSHDIGSKTLILSSKDKSLEAGTYTLGVYGFKGKTKYHVSVNVQDVRNQKVGQKVASSSSSMDVDTVECKNCKRYIPSRSIALHEAYCSRNNVVCQHTGCGVVLRVEEAKNHVHCQKCGQPFHQEEMEKHVKVFHEPLHCPCGIVLEKEEMVQHQASVCPLRLVPCRFCGDMVQAGSSAIDVRDKLRGLSEHESVCGSRTAPCDSCGRSVMLKDMDIHRVAVHQKN, from the exons ATGGATTACGAGCTGAGGAGAGCGAGAGAGAAGCTGAACAAGGAGCAGCACGAGAGGAAAGAGATTGCCAGGAAGAGattggagagggagagaaaggccaaagaagaagccAGGAAGCAAAGAGAAGCCCTTGACGCTGAGAGATCCAGACGCATCTTCGATGCCGAACAAGCCCAGATTAAG GTTGATCAAGAAGTGCAGGAAAGTTTACTTGTGGGACGAGGAATTGTGTTCTATCGTGTGTTGGAAGCGGTAGCTTGTCAGGGTAGTGGAGATAAGATCAAGCTGCCATCTTCATGCTTCAATGAATTGTCGGAAGGAGGTGCTTTTGATAAGGGACCATTGTATTTTAAGTTATCGGTAGTTCATCAGGAGGGTTCTTCGGGCATGGTTGATGAGAAGGAAAAGAGCCCGAGCACACATTCAGGTGTTTTGGAGTTCACAGCTGATGAAGGTTTTGTTGGGCTTCCTCCTCATGTATGGCAGAATTTATTTCCAGGGAATACACCAGCGATCCCTTTGATAGAAGTTCGCTATGTCTGGCTGCCTAAAGGAACTTACGCCAAACTTCAACCTCTTAGGGTAGGCTTCTCAGACTTGCCTAACCACAAGGCCATCCTCGAAACAAGCCTTCGCCAGCATGCCACCCTTTCTGAAGATGACATATTTATAGTCAACTATGGGGACCTGGTATATAAGTTACAGGTTCTTGAATTAAAACCCTCTTCAAGTGTATCTGTTCTAGAAACAGATATTGAAGTCGACATAGTTGGTCCTGATGCCGCTGTGGAGAACACTCATGATAATGTGCTAAAACCACTTACATTTGGAAAATCGGAATTTGGAATGGTCGACGAAGGGCACTACACATATTACAAGTTCTCAATAGATAATGCTACTTGGGAGAAAATTGCTTCTGGGGATGCCAAATTTGAGGTCAGGATAGAACCAGAGACAAATTCTGGGGATAGTGATATCTACATATCTAAGCATCCTCTCATATTCCCTACCAGGCACCAGCATGAATGGTCATCCCATGACATTGGTTCGAAGACTTTGATCCTTAGTTCAAAAGATAAGAGCTTGGAGGCAGGAACTTACACGCTTGGTGTTTATGGCTTTAAGGGAAAAACTAAGTACCATGTATCTGTGAATGTTCAAGATGTCAGGAATCAGAAGGTAGGCCAGAAGGTTGCGTCTTCCTCATCATCAATGGATGTGGATACTGTAGAGTGTAAGAATTGTAAGCGTTATATACCCAGTCGGAGTATTGCACTCCATGAAGCATATTGTAGCAGAAACAATGTTGTTTGTCAGCATACTGGTTGTGGAGTTGTTCTTAGGGTTGAGGAGGCCAAGAATCATGTGCATTGTCAAAAATGTGGACAGCCTTTTCATCAGGAAGAGATGGAGAAGCACGTGAAAGTGTTCCATGAGCCGCTTCACTGCCCCTGTGGTATTGTGCTTGAGAAGGAAGAGATG GTGCAACATCAAGCCTCAGTTTGCCCCCTGCGCCTTGTTCCGTGTCGATTCTGTGGGGACATGGTTCAAGCCGGAAGTTCTGCTATTGATGTTCGGGACAAGTTAAGAGGATTGTCTGAGCATGAGAGTGTCTGTGGGTCGAGGACTGCCCCGTGCGATTCATGCGGGCGTTCCGTGATGTTGAAGGACATGGACATCCACCGCGTTGCCGTCCATCAAAAGAACTAA